The Alkalihalobacillus sp. LMS6 genomic interval TTCACTTTCACTTCCTTCGTTTCACGTGGAACATGCTCATTTATTTGTTGAACAAGTTTTTCCACTTCACGCACGCTTAATTTCTCCTGTAAAACACTTTCGAGTACTTGCGACAATTTGTCTTTATTTTGTAGGCCTAAAAGAGCTCGTCCATGCCCCATACTCAATTTACCAACCGAGATAAACTCTTGAACGACTTTTGGTAACTGCAATAAACGCATATGATTTGCAATATGTGGTCTACTTTTCCCTAAACGCTTTGCCACTTGCTCTTGCGTACTTTTTGTATGAGTCATTAGTTTTTCATATGCAATGGCTTCTTCAATCGGGTTTAAATCTTCTCGCTGTAAATTTTCAATCAGCGCAATTTCCATCATTTTATTTTCATCTAAATCTTGAATGATTACAGGAATTTGCTCCAAGCCGGCTTGTTTTGCTGCACGAACACGACGCTCTCCCATTACAATCTCATAATCTTTTATTGATT includes:
- a CDS encoding ParB/RepB/Spo0J family partition protein → MVKSVGKKGLGKGLEAFFPNEKDNTQEQVTLISVSEVRPNPYQPRKTFSEESLKELSDSIKEHGILQPITVRKSIKDYEIVMGERRVRAAKQAGLEQIPVIIQDLDENKMMEIALIENLQREDLNPIEEAIAYEKLMTHTKSTQEQVAKRLGKSRPHIANHMRLLQLPKVVQEFISVGKLSMGHGRALLGLQNKDKLSQVLESVLQEKLSVREVEKLVQQINEHVPRETKEVKVKLSPFLKDHQERLRDSLGTSVMIKPGKKKGKIEIDYFSEDDLERILEILIQTRE